The genomic DNA AACCGCAACGGCCAGCACCTTTTTCGCCTGTTCCTGACCGATAACGTAGTCATCTAAGTGATGACGAATTTCATGTGGCGTCGGCAGAGCACTGCGTTCGCGATGCGGCGCCACTTCTTTAATCTCTTCGCGAATGATGTCGTTACATAAGTCGACACATTCGTCGCAGATATACACGGATGGGCCGGCGATGAGCTTACGCACTTCGTGCTGGCTTTTGCCGCAAAAAGAGCAGTACAACAGTTTGCCCGAGCCATCTTTGCGTTTATCTGTCATGAGTCAAAACCTCTTTTTAAGTTCTTTGTGCCGCATATGACGACGCAAATGCCATTCTTTAGCGCAAGCTGCTACGCAAGCGTTGTGCCGCCTCTAGTAGTATATACCCTGCGACGGCACGTGCGGTCATGACATTAGTTACGCTGACTCAGGATTGAGTCAACTAAGCCATACTCAACAGCTTCAGAAGCGGACAGGAAACGGTCACGCTCGGTGTCGCTTTCAATCTGCTCCAGAGACTTACCGGTATGGTGCGCCATAAGCTCATTCATGCGTCCTTTCACCTTCAGGATCTCACGGGCGTGGATTTCGATGTCCGTCGCCTGGCCCTGATAACCGCCCAGCGGTTGGTGAATCATCACGCGGGAGTTCGGCAAGCAGAAGCGCTTACCTTTTGCGCCTGCTGTCAGCAGGAACGCACCCATTGACGCCGCTTGCCCCATACAGATGGTGCTGACGTCTGGCTTGATGAACTGCATGGTGTCATAAATGGACATCCCTGCTGTGATCACGCCGCCTGGGGAGTTGATATACAGGTAAATGTCTTTTTCCGGGTTTTCCGCTTCCAGAAACAGCATTTGCGCCACAATCAGGTTCGCCATGTGGTCTTCCACCTGGCCGGTCAAAAAGATGACGCGCTCTTTAAGCAGACGGGAGTAGATATCAAAAGAACGTTCGCCACGGGAGGTCTGTTCGATGACCATTGGCACCAGGGCCATGTGGGGTGCAAAGTTATCTCTTTCGCCACTGTATGACATATCCGTCTCCTGGATAAAAAATAAAATAGCCACAACATTCAGATTATAGCGATGCGGCGAGTGATTCGTTCCCCCAGTAATGGGTACGATCTTACCCTATTTCAAGCATAACAATATTTTGTTGTTACGCTAACACCCAAACGGCGTTTTATCACGTCAGCTTTCGCTATCGCTGCAATAAAAAAAAACCCGTTACCAAAAGGCAACGGGTTTTTCTCAAAACCGTAAACCGGAAAGCGAAATTACGCCTGCTGATTCATCAGTTCATTGAAGGAAGTTGCTTTTTCAGTCACTTTCGCTTTTTCCAGAACCGCTTCAACAGCCTGTTCTTCCAGAGCGACACTGCGCATGTTTTCCATCAGCTCTTTGTTTTTGCTGTAGAATTCAATAACTTCTTTCGGATCTTCGTAGGCAGAAGCCATTTCTTCGATCAGGGTAGCTACGCGTGCTTCGTCAGCTTTCAGCTCGTGGGTACGAATCACTTCGCCCAGCAGCAGGCCAACCACAACGCGGCGTTTTGCCTGCTCTTCGAACAGTTCACGCGGCAGTTCCATCGCTTGCTGCTGGTTGCCACCGAAACGCTGTGCAGCCTGACGGCGCAGCACATCGATTTCGCTGTCGATCAGCGCAGCCGGAACGTCGATTTCGTTCGCTTTCACCAGGCCTTCAATTGCCTGAGATTTAACGCGGTTACGTACCGCGCCTTTCAGCTCGCGTTCCATGTTTTTACGCACTTCAGCGCGCAGGCCTTCAACGGTGCCGTCTTCAACGCCGAAACGTTTGATGAATTCAGCCGTCAGTTCCGGCAGCTCACGCTCTTCAACTTTCTTCAGGGTAATCGCAAATTTAGCCGCTTTACCTTTCAGATTTTCTGCGTGGTATTCTTCCGGGAAGGTCACGTCGATGGTGAATTCTTCGCCCGCTTTGTGGCCTTTGATACCGTCTTCAAAGCCCGGGATCATACGACCCTGGCCCATCGCCAGTACGAAATCGGTCGCTTTGCCGCCTTCGAACTCTTCGCCGTCTACGGAACCGATGAAGTCAACGGTTACGCGGTCTTCAGCGTCAACAGCGCCGTCTTTGTCTTTCCAGTTAGCCTGCTGTTTACGCAGGGTGTCCAGCATGCCGTCAACGTCGGCTTCGGTCACTTCAACAACCGGTTTTTCGACTTCGATTGCGTCCAGGCCTTTCAGCTCAACTTCCGGATACACTTCGAATTCTACGGCGTAGGTGAAGTCTTCGCCCAGTTTGTATTCGCCCGGAACATAGTTCGGTGCGCCAGCCGGGTTAATTTTTTCTTTGATGATCGCGTCAACGAAGTGACGGCTCATCAGGTCACCCAGCACGTCCTGACGCACGGAAGCGCCATAACGCTGAGCAACA from Klebsiella sp. WP3-W18-ESBL-02 includes the following:
- the clpP gene encoding ATP-dependent Clp endopeptidase proteolytic subunit ClpP yields the protein MSYSGERDNFAPHMALVPMVIEQTSRGERSFDIYSRLLKERVIFLTGQVEDHMANLIVAQMLFLEAENPEKDIYLYINSPGGVITAGMSIYDTMQFIKPDVSTICMGQAASMGAFLLTAGAKGKRFCLPNSRVMIHQPLGGYQGQATDIEIHAREILKVKGRMNELMAHHTGKSLEQIESDTERDRFLSASEAVEYGLVDSILSQRN
- the tig gene encoding trigger factor — translated: MQVSVETTQGLGRRVTITIAADSIETAVKSELVNVAKKVRIDGFRKGKVPMNVVAQRYGASVRQDVLGDLMSRHFVDAIIKEKINPAGAPNYVPGEYKLGEDFTYAVEFEVYPEVELKGLDAIEVEKPVVEVTEADVDGMLDTLRKQQANWKDKDGAVDAEDRVTVDFIGSVDGEEFEGGKATDFVLAMGQGRMIPGFEDGIKGHKAGEEFTIDVTFPEEYHAENLKGKAAKFAITLKKVEERELPELTAEFIKRFGVEDGTVEGLRAEVRKNMERELKGAVRNRVKSQAIEGLVKANEIDVPAALIDSEIDVLRRQAAQRFGGNQQQAMELPRELFEEQAKRRVVVGLLLGEVIRTHELKADEARVATLIEEMASAYEDPKEVIEFYSKNKELMENMRSVALEEQAVEAVLEKAKVTEKATSFNELMNQQA